In Stigmatopora nigra isolate UIUO_SnigA chromosome 5, RoL_Snig_1.1, whole genome shotgun sequence, the genomic window TCACGAGCAACTATTCCGAATAGGGTACGTAGCCATAAATAAATATCCACACGTGTAATTATTGTTGGTTGTTTTAGACGTTTAATTTAAGTAGTGGacgtactaaaatgtttttttttgtttagcttGAGGTAGTAAATTTTGCGTCATTTTTGATGGAGCTCTTTGTACTTTTTCCAACTACGAAAGATTTAAACTTGTATATTACgttttgaaaagaaataattaaaattgatatgttgttttttgagaacTACATACTTTTTTCGTCATGAAACCTTTAATGCCATCATTTAGATTTAAcgaatttatttcaaaatcattgGGGGAAattcttaaaatgaaaataatgatcttaaaatacatacaaaataaactggaaaaaaatgcaacaataaaAGAAACATGTATTTGAGTTGGATGGGATAATTACTTGCAATTAAACACTTTCCTACCAttgtattaaaatgattaaCGTATCAGGAATAATTTACTacttcattttgtttgtttatgtttcaccAACGATGAACGGATGAAAAAATGGAAAGCGTTTGTTCTATAAATAATAAGccgaatcatttttttttttttggaacgcaTATCAAACGCTTCACTTTTAATTTGGCGTTTCTTGTGTAAACGCCACTTTACGAAGGCCACCACTTAGCAAACTAGAAAAAGTGGCAAAACAAATactaacaactttttttttaaataatagaatttaaattggaaaacTAACAAGTATTCTCTTTGTTACTATTTGCTTTTTCTaaacccaagaaaaaaaaatgtgaatacgtatttttgaaatgtattgttACTTGATTTAATATCTTGTCATGAATAGATCATCCAAAACAGGAATGTGATCTATTTTGCTATTACACAATGATATTTAACGCAAGAAATTGGTTTGGCTTGGTTTGTCTGTTGTCAGGCCTGGTGGGCTCGGCCTATCACCTGGTGGCGTTCCAGCCTGACACGGCCTTGGAAGCGTTGCAGCGAGCCGGCAACGCCACCTTGACCATGGGTACGTCCTTCCGTACGTCCGTACGTACCCCGAAGGAACGCGGCGGGTTGCCGGTGCCCGGCTAATAACATACGTCTTCTCCCCACAGCCGCCATGGGCGCCATCTTCGGCATGACCACCTGCCTGACGGCTCAGGCCCGCGAGGCTCCGGACGAGCCCATCAACTATTTTGTGGGCGGCTGCGCTTCCGGCATCTTCTTGGGCGCCAAGAGTGAGTGGACGAACGGCAGGGGGCGCTAGCGTGGTGACGACTGAACTAAATTGggcttgaaatgaaataaatgcgAATTGAGATCAAATAGACGGGAAGGTCTTTGGCAGAAAGTCatccaaaatgtacaggaaaGAGCTTGAAAGTCCCTTtaatgtacaggaagtg contains:
- the ndufa11 gene encoding NADH dehydrogenase [ubiquinone] 1 alpha subcomplex subunit 11 — its product is MGYWDIPEGTSCVHKTWITTKLATTLGLVGSAYHLVAFQPDTALEALQRAGNATLTMAAMGAIFGMTTCLTAQAREAPDEPINYFVGGCASGIFLGAKTHSAATGTSACLALGTLGFFGKVAKMENWRLVGPPEM